Proteins from a genomic interval of Providencia stuartii:
- the catA gene encoding type A chloramphenicol O-acetyltransferase, producing MNYTKVNIDEWNRKQHFSFYRQAMPCGFSLTTQLDISTLKSAIVKQGYKLYPVMIYLISKAVNHYPESRMAIKEGELVLWDQVNPAYTVFHQQTETFSQLWTEYNDDWSIFLSHYQQDQLLYKDCLDLMAKPDYPENHFCISMIPWVSFEGFNLNVANFTDYFPPIFTMGKYHYSGEKVLLPLSVQVHHATIDGFHMARMVNQIQTLCDNVEY from the coding sequence ATGAATTATACTAAAGTGAATATTGATGAGTGGAATAGAAAACAACATTTCTCATTTTACCGTCAGGCGATGCCATGTGGGTTTAGTTTAACGACTCAGCTAGATATTAGTACGCTAAAATCGGCAATTGTTAAGCAAGGTTATAAACTTTATCCTGTTATGATTTACCTTATCTCTAAAGCGGTCAACCATTACCCTGAATCACGTATGGCCATAAAAGAGGGGGAGCTTGTACTGTGGGATCAGGTCAACCCTGCTTATACGGTTTTTCATCAGCAGACAGAAACATTTTCACAGTTATGGACTGAATATAATGATGACTGGTCGATATTTTTATCTCATTACCAGCAAGACCAATTATTATATAAAGATTGTCTCGATTTGATGGCTAAACCAGACTACCCGGAAAATCATTTTTGCATTTCGATGATCCCATGGGTGAGCTTTGAAGGGTTCAATTTAAATGTGGCTAATTTCACTGATTATTTTCCACCTATTTTTACGATGGGAAAATATCATTATTCAGGTGAAAAGGTGCTACTGCCTCTTTCAGTGCAAGTACACCATGCAACTATTGATGGTTTTCATATGGCGAGAATGGTGAATCAAATACAAACACTGTGTGATAACGTTGAATATTAG
- a CDS encoding DUF2645 family protein, with the protein MKIILKIGAFLYLIFLLLLINILSTSDYEWMVGDGDVDNLCQLPLGGRYIIEPILILIPCILLFFFERNKKLRWSYVLIVIIYIIWSFFLRFTFC; encoded by the coding sequence ATGAAAATAATACTAAAAATAGGCGCGTTTCTGTATTTAATCTTTTTATTACTATTAATTAATATCCTTTCAACATCTGACTATGAATGGATGGTTGGTGATGGGGATGTAGATAATCTTTGTCAACTTCCCCTTGGAGGTAGGTATATAATTGAGCCTATTTTAATATTAATACCATGTATCTTATTGTTCTTTTTTGAAAGAAATAAAAAGTTAAGGTGGTCCTATGTACTAATTGTCATTATATATATTATATGGTCATTTTTTCTTCGGTTTACTTTTTGCTAA
- the rcsD gene encoding phosphotransferase RcsD — protein sequence MYRQLLIKTTLLSRLFYVFILLLVVMLSLSLYNSYHSWVISRKAALDTMAKQLAYQIEDYRYQANLMYKLVNEKLTPLSEVTTLPSPPHLTKIRHDVFWLSSSNQTIDAILFGNDKEQNIQLASKLADYMEIVWGARNEYNSMYFLNGSDNTLVLVTTHSILKPELRFKESYLTLTAEEKRTDMLTQSTLLDRREIISNLQKLTPEHIYYYTYRLMFNSPGQLTSVISFDISINSILPTNLKGDNISLSLRNSDTNKLSNVELRGTSIVFAQQIEGSNYQVYYRVPLKDLVVGIIGYNLWLLTCIIIVTLLAFFTSIFIRKRIISPNSIMQHELKLKDTLNHDIINNISYGILVYDFTTNKKLLSNNAANSLLPSMDLNHIKELATNNHDMIQISIENNVYEVILVKINMLEDTYLFIIIDKDKEALTQRRQELANREYKKNIQLRKVVFENMQKEIQPSLTLLNNAVEGLIESPTANKQDFIDTIVLQTTHISRWFNNINLLNSLESSASKSSAEKISVSSLLTQFLKQNLFRLRSKGLTLYFYNNINPESMFSLDPTYLRHLLQLIFEYSIDTTSFGKVSITLNYQEDKNHIIIDIRDSGMGLTKHELSNLQHPFSGQVLTSSRFSRSGITFYLCKAISKKMNGTFTINSSPAIGSHYQLILPVKSATMADSYPTLLEDIHIRLAIHNADASRIIRNTLTHYGADFLDLHESSPHSDWDLLITDNDENQFKNIIKVSGTVLGVNSITSQHLEVNYNFADELIDAISLLIEHAASDDNNLESIGHIPFASQELAQTNDESMESILHTYQHILSKSDYKELFITTVPIDINKLYNSESVEDLTELKNTAHRLKGVFAMLDFRFLHKLCEDLELYIAEENSLKISNCIRELDISVKKLMLEGNQ from the coding sequence ATGTACAGACAATTACTAATAAAAACGACATTGCTTTCCCGCCTATTTTACGTCTTTATCCTGTTACTGGTCGTGATGCTATCTCTGTCGCTTTATAATTCATATCATTCATGGGTTATCAGCCGTAAAGCCGCGTTGGATACCATGGCAAAACAGTTGGCCTATCAGATTGAAGATTACCGTTATCAAGCCAATTTGATGTACAAGCTGGTTAATGAGAAGTTGACGCCACTTTCTGAAGTCACAACGCTTCCCTCGCCCCCTCACCTTACAAAAATCCGCCACGATGTTTTTTGGCTAAGCAGTTCAAACCAAACTATCGATGCCATTTTATTTGGTAATGATAAGGAGCAAAATATTCAGTTAGCAAGTAAGCTTGCCGACTACATGGAAATTGTTTGGGGGGCACGCAATGAATACAACTCAATGTATTTTCTTAATGGTTCTGATAACACACTAGTCTTGGTAACCACACATTCTATTTTAAAACCTGAATTGCGCTTTAAAGAGAGCTATCTCACGTTAACCGCGGAAGAAAAGCGTACAGACATGTTAACCCAGTCGACACTGTTAGATAGAAGAGAGATTATTTCTAATCTACAAAAACTGACACCTGAGCATATCTATTACTATACCTACCGTTTGATGTTTAACTCGCCTGGGCAGTTAACCAGTGTTATTTCTTTTGATATATCAATCAACTCTATACTGCCAACCAACCTTAAAGGCGATAATATTTCCTTATCACTACGCAACAGTGACACAAATAAGCTTTCTAATGTTGAACTTCGAGGCACTAGTATCGTTTTTGCACAACAGATAGAAGGTAGCAATTATCAGGTTTATTATCGTGTTCCCTTAAAAGATCTGGTTGTTGGTATCATTGGTTATAACCTTTGGCTGTTGACTTGCATCATTATTGTGACATTACTGGCTTTCTTTACCAGTATCTTTATTCGTAAACGGATTATTTCACCTAACTCGATTATGCAACATGAGTTGAAGCTGAAAGATACGCTTAATCACGACATCATTAACAACATTAGTTACGGTATTTTGGTGTATGACTTTACAACCAATAAAAAATTGCTCAGTAATAATGCGGCCAACTCCTTATTACCGTCTATGGATCTTAACCATATCAAGGAATTGGCTACAAATAACCATGACATGATCCAAATCTCGATTGAGAACAACGTTTATGAAGTCATTCTCGTTAAAATTAATATGCTAGAAGATACTTATCTTTTCATTATTATTGATAAAGATAAAGAAGCATTGACACAACGGCGACAAGAACTCGCTAACCGTGAGTATAAGAAAAATATTCAGTTAAGAAAGGTTGTCTTTGAGAATATGCAGAAGGAAATTCAACCTTCCTTAACGCTGTTAAATAACGCCGTTGAAGGACTTATTGAATCTCCGACAGCAAATAAGCAAGATTTCATTGATACCATCGTCCTGCAAACAACTCATATTAGCCGCTGGTTTAATAATATTAATTTATTAAATTCACTTGAGTCATCTGCCAGTAAATCATCTGCTGAGAAAATTTCCGTTAGTTCACTACTCACTCAATTTTTAAAACAAAATCTTTTTCGTCTTAGAAGTAAAGGATTAACGCTTTATTTTTATAATAACATTAATCCTGAATCTATGTTTTCATTAGATCCAACCTATCTAAGACATCTTTTACAACTCATTTTTGAGTACTCCATCGATACCACCTCTTTTGGAAAAGTGTCTATTACCCTTAATTATCAAGAAGATAAAAATCATATTATCATTGATATCAGAGATAGTGGTATGGGGCTCACCAAACACGAACTGAGTAATCTTCAGCATCCATTTTCGGGGCAAGTACTTACCTCATCACGATTTAGCCGTTCCGGCATTACCTTCTATTTATGTAAAGCAATCAGTAAAAAGATGAATGGGACTTTTACAATTAATAGTAGCCCTGCTATTGGCTCTCATTACCAACTTATTTTGCCTGTTAAATCAGCAACAATGGCCGATAGCTATCCGACTTTACTTGAAGATATACATATTCGTTTAGCTATTCATAATGCTGATGCTTCAAGAATAATCAGAAACACACTAACACATTACGGCGCTGACTTTTTAGACTTACATGAAAGTTCGCCACACTCGGATTGGGATTTATTGATCACTGATAATGATGAAAACCAGTTTAAAAACATCATAAAAGTTTCTGGAACGGTGCTAGGTGTCAACTCAATCACATCACAGCATTTAGAAGTTAACTATAACTTTGCAGATGAGCTGATTGATGCTATATCTTTGCTTATCGAACACGCAGCATCTGATGATAATAATTTAGAGTCCATTGGTCATATTCCATTTGCTAGCCAAGAGCTTGCTCAAACCAATGATGAATCAATGGAAAGTATACTTCACACTTATCAACATATTTTATCAAAAAGCGATTATAAGGAATTGTTCATAACAACAGTACCGATAGATATTAATAAACTGTATAATAGCGAAAGTGTTGAGGATTTGACCGAATTGAAAAACACAGCACATCGTTTAAAAGGAGTTTTTGCTATGCTAGATTTTAGGTTCCTTCACAAGCTTTGTGAAGATTTGGAACTTTACATAGCAGAAGAAAATAGCTTAAAAATAAGTAATTGCATTAGAGAACTGGATATTTCAGTGAAAAAACTAATGCTAGAAGGTAACCAATAA
- a CDS encoding DUF2612 domain-containing protein: MYFIDNYSVSMNVVISASYLTPFRIYAIKCLDILSRLIGVNYQYLVCNISGLL, from the coding sequence ATCTACTTCATCGACAATTATAGCGTGTCGATGAACGTTGTTATCTCAGCTAGTTACTTAACACCGTTTCGGATCTATGCAATCAAATGCCTCGACATTTTATCGAGGCTGATTGGCGTTAATTATCAATATCTTGTTTGTAATATTAGTGGGTTGTTATAG